From one Misgurnus anguillicaudatus chromosome 2, ASM2758022v2, whole genome shotgun sequence genomic stretch:
- the LOC141350183 gene encoding uncharacterized protein, translating to MSHKDTPCRSSSRERKFTEKGQEMHDQDTKKRERAFNKTYDSWKLVARKTRTKLKTLCSSEELNELQQDIQAKHDDVSQQYEPILRNSNTTPEIVKKMDACGTLTKDICDLISNRLETINQDYNDQLEKERVRETLNKDEYGSVFGHTKTETVISESPERLSNHSSSDSTHSSRVDAQAELAAKLEQSKAMKEIQAQQAHLRKLEGEWKLKEAKMMSEMKQKEVEMQQQLEQERAKLQQLQAAKDVAIAAARVRAYDGFEGFEDHDEEFNDKTNSACYRMETKPRLNPDAVSFQPHQVAPEVIMTQESASLAQAIASSLSMNRLPIPEPTTFSGDPLQFTDWKMSFIALIDRKPLPPSEKMFYLKNYLAGEARKAVEGFFYRDSESAYNGAWKVLQDRYGNPFIIQKAFRDKLTRWPRINTNDPLALQEFADFLQGCTEAIPYVKGLAILNDCEENHKLLKKLPEWIVRKWSRIIVEELDTSGSYPDLACFTKFLSKEARIACNPIASPLLINFKAKDDKSPKRAKAFNTHTQTKSFAQEKQETNGSKPKPPCSVCKSEAHYITQCPAFAAKSSEDKKLFIHENRLCFGCLRKGHMTKDCKKRHTCNICSRRHPTCLHEDRKQRPVEATTNSSTSVENHASLETHKVISHSSTQHASATSSIVPVFVSSIQEPHREVLTYAILDTQSDSTFVLDDVLDKLNVDAQPVKLKLSTMTAIDTIISSKNVHGLQVRGLHSKNHIPVQQAYSRDFIPVDKSYVPTKETALQWPHLRHLADKLPSLQDCDVGLLIGYDCPSALAPLEVIIGDKNQPFAQRSELGWSIIGSSNPHLDRQGSQSFVHRLTVKELPIPSATDVLKVLESDFIERTYEDKYVSQNDVQFIQFLSDNITQKKDGHYEMPLPFKGNSPPYLPNNKRLATVRLQCLKKKLKTNEQYYNQYKTFMEETINKGEAEPAPTTSEGETEWYLPHHGIYHPRKPGKLRVVFDCSAKFHGVSLNDTLLTGPDLINPLLGVLCRFRKEAVAIICDIERMFYQFSVTPESRNYLRFLWWKGGDLEKEPQEYRMTVHLFGAASSPGCANFGLKHLARQHKAAYPLASTFVEKNFYVDDGLVSVPSVEEAKKLITESQELCKRGGLRLHKFNSNEEAALTCLDPSERAATIKPLGLDSTLTERALGIQWSIETDTFSFNSSLKDQPSTRRGCLSVIASLYDPLGFVAPFSLTGKCILQELCHRGIGWDDPLPEDMRSRWEEWINGLHKLKEVSIPRCYHPYDFHNIVRVELHHFSDASCVGYGACSYLRYQNDRDQVHCSLVLAKARVAPSKVTSIPRLELAAAVVSTKISVMLKGELDIKIDEEVFWTDSQVVLGYINNDARRFHIFVANRVQLIRDNSDPSQWHYVDTAENPADHASRGLRASDINSTNWLRGPKFLWERELHLTPSTPSELLIGDPEVKTIQVLATEAEDYNDILRRLSKFSSWTTILKVVSRIKRLGSKSKQHCEYVTVKEREKAADEVIKIVQQQAFPKEIKMLQGKKELPNSSSLFRLDPIWSEGLLRVGGRLKQSSLCHKVKHPVILPNNSHITKLIVSHFHAKTCHQGRSQTLMELRANGFWVIGGSKLVAKLIHTCVVCRKLRRPTERQQMAELPKERVEASAPFTYSGMDCFGPFIVTKARKQYKRYGLIFTCLYSRAVHIEMLEDLSTDSFINSLRCFISLRGAVQQLHCDQGSNFVGARNELKEALKKCDTKLLEIFLTEKQCEFVFNAPSDSHAGGVWERQIRTVRNVLNATFAQCSGRLDDASLRTLLYEAMAIVNSRPLTVDGINDPQALEPITPNHLIMMKSKVALPPPGVFVKEDLYATKRWRRVQYLIEQFWCRWKREYLLNISLRQKWHSPQRNLKVNDIVIIKDDNLPRNHWQLGRVIETVQSSDGLVRRVKVQVGERKPHKKQDPPSKPSVIERPIKKLVLLLEN from the coding sequence atgtcacATAAAGACACACCATGCAGATCCAGCTCACGTGAGAGAAAGTTTACAGAGAAAGGCCAAGAGATGCATGACCAAGACACCAAAAAACGTGAGAGAGCATTTAACAAAACCTATGACTCTTGGAAGCTGGTAGCAAGGAAGACTAGGACAAAATTAAAAACCCTCTGTTCATCAGAAGAACTTAATGAATTACAACAAGACATTCAAGCAAAGCATGATGACGTTAGCCAGCAGTATGAACCTATCTTACGGAACAGTAACACCACACCAGAGATTGTAAAGAAAATGGATGCCTGTGGTACGCTAACAAAAGACATTTGTGACCTCATAAGTAACCGTCTAGAGACTATTAATCAAGATTATAATGATCAACTTGAGAAGGAAAGGGTAagagaaacattaaataaaGATGAATATGGGTCTGTCTTTGGACACACAAAAACTGAAACGGTAATCTCAGAGTCACCGGAGAGATTGAGCAACCACTCCAGCTCAGACAGTACTCACAGCAGCAGAGTAGATGCACAAGCAGAGCTTGCGGCTAAGCTGGAACAATCAAAAGCCATGAAAGAAatccaagcacagcaagcacatcTTCGCAAGTTAGAAGGTGAATGGAAACTTAAAGAAGCAAAAATGATGTcagaaatgaaacaaaaagAGGTGGAAATGCAGCAACAGTTGGAACAAGAAAGAGCAAAATTGCAGCAGTTACAAGCAGCAAAAGACGTTGCTATAGCAGCAGCTCGTGTGAGAGCATATGACGGTTTTGAAGGTTTTGAGGACCATGATGAGGAGTTTAATGACAAAACTAACTCTGCTTGCTACAGAATGGAAACCAAACCTCGATTAAATCCTGATGCAGTATCATTCCAACCTCACCAAGTTGCTCCTGAAGTGATAATGACTCAGGAGTCTGCCAGTCTTGCTCAAGCAATCGCCAGCTCATTAAGCATGAACCGCTTGCCGATCCCTGAACCAACCACGTTCAGTGGTGACCCTTTACAGTTTACCGATTGGAAAATGTCATTCATAGCTCTTATTGACAGAAAACCTCTCCCACCAAGTGAAAAGATGTTTTATCTCAAAAATTATCTTGCTGGAGAGGCGCGCAAAGCTGTAGAAGGTTTCTTTTATCGAGATTCAGAGAGCGCATACAATGGAGCATGGAAAGTCTTACAAGACCGATATGGGAATCCGTTCATCATACAAAAGGCTTTCCGAGATAAGCTCACAAGATGGCCAAGGATCAATACAAACGACCCACTTGCACTACAAGAGTTCGCTGACTTCCTCCAAGGCTGCACGGAGGCGATTCCATATGTCAAAGGACTAGCTATCCTTAATGATTGCGAGGAAAACCACAAGTTACTCAAAAAGCTACCAGAATGGATTGTGCGCAAGTGGAGTCGAATTATTGTAGAGGAACTTGACACGTCTGGAAGCTATCCAGATCTTGCATGCTTCACAAAGTTCCTGAGCAAAGAGGCACGGATAGCTTGCAACCCTATTGCTTCTCCATTGTTGATAAATTTCAAGGCCAAAGATGACAAATCACCAAAGAGAGCCAAAGCTttcaacacacatacacaaacaaagaGTTTCGCTCAGGAGAAACAAGAAACAAACGGCAGCAAACCAAAACCACCTTGCTCCGTCTGTAAAAGTGAAGCTCATTACATCACCCAGTGTCCTGCCTTTGCAGCGAAGAGTAGTGAAGACAAAAAGCTATTCATCCATGAAAATCGGCTCTGCTTTGGGTGCCTAAGGAAGGGTCACATGACCAAGGATTGTAAGAAGCGACACACATGCAATATATGCAGCCGTCGTCACCCAACCTGCTTGCACGAAGACAGGAAACAAAGACCTGTGGAAGCAACAACGAATAGCTCCACTTCCGTAGAAAACCATGCAAGCTTGGAAACGCACAAGGTCATATCCCATTCATCAACACAACATGCTTCTGCTACCTCAAGTATTGTCCCAGTCTTTGTGTCTTCAATACAAGAGCCACACAGAGAAGTACTTACATATGCCATACTGGACACACAGAGTGACTCAACGTTTGTCCTGGATGATGTACTTGACAAGCTGAATGTTGATGCTCAACCAGTAAAACTGAAACTGAGTACTATGACTGCTATTGATACAATCATATCTAGCAAGAATGTCCATGGTCTACAAGTTAGAGGACTGCACTCTAAGAACCACATCCCAGTACAGCAGGCCTACAGCCGTGACTTTATCCCGGTGGACAAGTCTTACGTCCCAACGAAGGAAACTGCATTACAGTGGCCTCATCTCAGACATTTGGCAGATAAGCTACCATCCCTTCAAGACTGTGATGTAGGGCTTCTTATTGGATATGACTGTCCATCAGCGCTAGCTCCTCTTGAGGTCATCATTGGTGACAAAAATCAACCGTTTGCACAGAGATCAGAATTAGGATGGAGTATCATAGGCTCATCAAACCCCCACTTAGACAGACAAGGAAGTCAGAGCTTTGTGCATCGGCTCACAGTAAAAGAACTGCCAATTCCATCGGCGACAGATGTTCTTAAAGTCCTAGAATCAGACTTCATCGAGAGAACTTATGAAGATAAGTATGTGTCCCAAAATGATGTTCAATTCATACAGTTCCTCAGTGACAACATCACTCAGAAGAAAGACGGACATTATGAGATGCCCCTCCCATTCAAGGGCAACAGTCCACCATACCTACCAAACAACAAGAGGCTAGCCACAGTGCGCCTGCAGTGCCTTAAGAAGAAATTAAAGACCAATGAACAATACTATAATCAATACAAAACATTCATGGAAGAAACAATTAACAAGGGTGAAGCAGAGCCTGCCCCTACAACATCTGAGGGAGAGACGGAGTGGTATCTTCCACATCACGGCATCTATCATCCCAGGAAACCAGGCAAGCTGAGAGTCGTATTCGACTGTTCAGCCAAATTCCATGGTGTTTCTTTAAACGACACTCTACTGACTGGGCCTGACCTTATCAATCCTCTGCTAGGAGTTCTTTGCCGCTTCAGGAAGGAGGCCGTAGCGATCATCTGTGATATTGAAAGAATGTTTTATCAGTTCTCTGTCACTCCAGAATCCCGGAATTATCTGAGATTCCTCTGGTGGAAAGGTGGAGATTTGGAGAAGGAACCACAGGAATACAGGATGACGGTTCATCTCTTTGGAGCCGCCTCGTCGCCAGGATGTGCGAATTTCGGCCTGAAGCATCTGGCGCGGCAACACAAAGCTGCCTACCCTCTGGCGTCAACATTTGTAGAGAAAAACTTTTATGTTGATGACGGGCTGGTCAGTGTCCCATCAGTCGAAGAGGCCAAGAAACTGATCACTGAGTCGCAGGAGTTGTGCAAAAGAGGAGGCCTACGCCTTCACAAATTCAATTCAAACGAGGAAGCAGCCCTTACCTGCTTAGATCCCTCAGAAAGAGCAGCAACCATCAAACCTCTAGGACTAGATTCAACCCTAACAGAGCGTGCACTCGGCATTCAATGGTCGATTGAAACCGACACTTTCAGCTTTAACAGCAGCTTGAAAGATCAGCCATCAACCCGGCGTGGTTGCCTTTCTGTCATTGCCTCGCTTTATGACCCACTTGGATTCGTCGCTCCATTCAGCCTAACTGGAAAGTGCATACTGCAAGAGCTGTGTCACAGAGGCATCGGATGGGACGATCCACTACCAGAAGATATGAGGTCAAGGTGGGAGGAGTGGATAAATGGTCTTCATAAGTTGAAAGAGGTTTCAATCCCAAGATGTTACCACCCATATGACTTCCATAACATTGTTAGAGTAGAGCTGCACCATTTTTCAGATGCCAGCTGCGTGGGATATGGTGCATGTTCTTACCTCAGATACCAAAATGACAGGGACCAAGTCCATTGCAGTCTCGTGTTGGCGAAAGCAAGGGTTGCACCCTCGAAAGTCACAAGTATCCCGAGATTAGAACTTGCTGCAGCGGTGGTTTCTACAAAAATCAGTGTCATGTTAAAGGGTGAGCTTGACATAAAAATTGATGAAGAGGTTTTCTGGACAGATTCACAAGTCGTGCTTGGGTACATTAACAATGATGCCCGTAGGTTCCACATATTTGTTGCAAACCGTGTTCAACTGATAAGGGATAACAGTGATCCCAGTCAGTGGCACTATGTGGACACTGCAGAAAACCCGGCCGATCATGCTTCCCGAGGTCTTCGTGCTTCAGACATTAATTCAACAAACTGGTTGCGAGGACCGAAGTTTCTCTGGGAACGTGAGTTACATCTAACACCAAGCACTCCATCAGAATTACTCATTGGTGATCCTGAAGTCAAAACAATTCAGGTGCTTGCAACAGAAGCCGAAGACTACAATGACATCCTCAGGCGTTTGAGTAAGTTTTCCTCCTGGACAACAATTCTTAAAGTGGTTTCAAGAATCAAGAGGCTGGGCTCCAAATCGAAACAACACTGTGAGTATGTGACTGTTAAGGAGCGTGAGAAGGCTGCAGATGAAGTGATTAAGATCGTACAGCAGCAAGCTTTCCCTAAGGAGATAAAGATGCTTCAGGGTAAAAAGGAACTTCCAAACTCAAGCTCTCTCTTCCGTCTCGACCCCATCTGGTCTGAAGGACTCCTTCGTGTCGGTGGGAGATTGAAACAGTCATCGCTCTGTCACAAAGTGAAGCACCCAGTCATCTTACCAAATAACAGCCACATCaccaagttgattgtgtcccatTTCCATGCTAAAACATGCCATCAGGGTCGAAGCCAGACTTTAATGGAGCTTCGGGCCAATGGATTCTGGGTAATTGGTGGGAGCAAGTTGGTGGCTAAGCTGATACACACTTGTGTGGTTTGCAGGAAACTGAGACGACCGACAGAGAGACAGCAAATGGCCGAACTTCCCAAAGAACGCGTCGAAGCCTCGGCACCTTTCACATACAGCGGCATGGACTGTTTCGGTCCATTCATTGTAACGAAAGCTCGCAAGCAATACAAAAGATACGGCCTGATTTTTACATGTCTGTACTCTAGAGCAGTTCATATAGAAATGCTTGAGGATTTGTCAACAGACTCATTCATCAACTCCTTGAGATGCTTCATCAGTCTGAGAGGAGCTGTTCAACAACTACACTGTGATCAAGGCTCTAATTTTGTTGGCGCCAGAAACGAGCTCAAAGAAGCACTTAAAAAATGTGACACCAAGCTACTGGAAATCTTCTTGACTGAGAAGCAGTGCGAATTTGTTTTCAATGCTCCCTCTGACAGTCACGCAGGAGGCGTCTGGGAACGTCAGATCAGAACCGTTAGAAATGTGCTGAATGCCACCTTTGCACAGTGCTCAGGTCGACTTGATGACGCCTCCCTCAGAACACTGCTATACGAGGCCATGGCTATTGTTAACAGTCGCCCGTTAACAGTGGATGGAATCAACGATCCGCAGGCACTGGAACCTATAACACCGAATCACCTCATTATGATGAAATCTAAAGTGGCTCTTCCTCCCCCTGGAGTATTTGTCAAGGAGGACCTGTATGCGACAAAGAGGTGGAGAAGAGTTCAGTATCTTATTGAACAATTTTGGTGCCGCTGGAAACGGGAATATCTGTTGAACATATCCTTGAGACAGAAATGGCACTCACCTCAACGCAACCTCAAGGTAAATGATATTGTCATTATAAAAGACGATAACCTCCCAAGAAACCATTGGCAACTTGGACGAGTGATTGAAACTGTTCAAAGTAGTGATGGCTTAGTTCGTCGAGTTAAAGTGCAAGTTGGGGAGAGAAAACCTCATAAAAAACAAGATCCTCCTTCCAAGCCCTCAGTTATTGAGAGACCAATCAAAAAATTGGTGCTCCTCCTTGAGAACTGA